The following is a genomic window from Pan paniscus chromosome 18, NHGRI_mPanPan1-v2.0_pri, whole genome shotgun sequence.
CTTTAAGATGGAGGAGAGGCAGGTTGAAGGAGTTGAGGTGTTAGGTTGAAAGCTTATGCCTTTCTAGTGTCATGGATGACTAGCTGCATGTTAAGGGTGGATGACAGGATTCAGGCTGGGAGTGTATGATGAGAACTTGAAACATTTACTATGAAAAATGATGGAAAGGGCCTGAAAAGACAAATATAAGATCACTGAGCAGTACTGAGGGTTCAATGGAAGCTAGAATCCATGAACATTTTAAGGATATATTTGTAAGTGACAGCAATTTTCTCCAGTGCTGTTTGGCAACCCAGGGACAGAACTGGAAAGGATAAAAGGCTGGAAGGATGCATTATTAGAGACTGGGGAGAGCAATTAGAACAGGAAAAttgatgaggatgaagatgatGCTATTGAAATGATTGTTCATTGGGTACAGAGAAGGTATGGAATAAAGTGAAATCAAGAGAATCCCAGATGAATTTGAAAATGGGTATAAGAAGTTTGAGACTGTGGAAAAGGTAGAAAGGGACAAGGTTGTAATCTGTAGTTTCCTGTGGCTAccataacaaattactgcaaactaggtggcttaaaacaaccaaaatgcattatttcacagttctagaggatAGAAGTCTGAGACCAAATTgttagcagggttggttccttctgactGCTCTGAGAAGAATCTGCCCtgtgcctctctcctagcttccgGTGGCTGCTGGTGGCAATCCTAGGTGTTCACGTCTTGTAGACATCTTACTTCAcactctgccttcatcttcaggTCACCGTATTTCCTGTGTGACTCTTCTTCCCTTCTCTAACAAGGACACTCGTCACTGGGTTTATGGCCCACTCTAATCCGGGATGATCTCATCTGCAagtccttaacttaattacatctacaaagacccttTTGCCAAATAAGGTCACGTTCAAATGTTCtgggtgggctgggtgtggtggctacaccgtaatcccagcactttgggaggccaaggcaggtagatctcttgagcccaggagttcaagaccagcctaggcaacatggtgaaaccctgtctctacaaaaaatacaaaaaatagctaggagtggtggcgagtgcctgtagtcccagctacctgggagttctgaggtgggaggatcacctaagccaggggagtttgaggctgcagtgagccctgatggcaccactgtactccagcctgggcgacagcatgagactctgtcacgcacacacacaaaaaaccccaaaacagaaCAAAGGTTCTGGGCGGACATATCTTTTGGAAGGTCACCATTCAAACCTCTACATAGTCTTAGAGTGAAATTTCTGAGTTAACCATTTCAGAGTTAGGGAAATTGCAATGACATGACCTAAGGTATGGCCATGAAAAAGAGTTGGtgaagggaagagaaaatggaaatacttGGAGTATCAAAGGTCAAAGAACTGCGAGGCCAGGGTATTGGGTGGAGATAGTGATAGGAGCCAGGAAGCAGAAAGCTAAGAACCAGGAGTTGATATTCCAAAGGATGTGAGAATGAATGTTCTGGGGGTTGGTAAATCATAGTGTTAGTGATGCAGGGCAGGCGAGCCTTGGggagttcttggctttgcccaggaaacaATTCAAGGGCAAGCCGGTGTTGTTAGAcaagcaacttttattgaagcagCAGTGTACAGCAGAAGCAGAGGCACTGCTCCCTGCAGAGAAGGGCTACCCTACAGGGGTGTTGTATAGGCAGTGGATCCAGTGTAGCAGCTCGGAGGcagttctgcagtcatatttatacccacttttaattacatgcaaattaaggggcagatTATGCAGAAATTTACCACCCTACAAAAAGGGTGGTAGCTTCCAAGTCATCAGGTTGTTGCCATAGAAAGGGATGGTCACCTCGGGGTGTTGCCACGGCAATGGTAAGCTGACAGGGCACAGAGGTGGGCGTGTCTTGTGGAAAGCTGCTTCTTCCCcgccctgttttagctagtcctcaatttggtcctgTGTCCAAGCAAGCCCTGCCTCCGGAGTCTAGACCCGCCTCCTACCTCATTAGGATTGGGAAAGGCGTTTCTCAACTCTGCCTTCCCATTAGAATGAGCTGAGGAACTTTATAGAAGTATATCCCTTCCCTGAATATTTTGAATCAGTTGTTCTAGGACAGAGCCCAgacatgtttatttaaaaaagaaagagaagaaaggaaggaaggaagggagggagggagggagggagggaggaagggacttCTCGGGTAGTTCTAACGCGCAGCCAGGATTAAGAAAAATGCACATAAGGGTCAACTATGACCTTCATCAAGAAGTAGCGGTTGGGAACCAGGGATGCTCCCGTCCATCAAGGCCTGAATGAGATGCTCCTGGGAAAGAGACTTCAGTGCTTCCTCCCACATCCCTTAAGGTCTCAAGCAGAGCCAGGAAATTAAAAAGCAAGGGAAAGAGAGGTTACATAGCCTGACTCCTGACTGAGGTCCCAAGCAGCCTGGAGTTCTGTGCTTGTTCAAGCCTACACAAAGGatgtatttcaaatgtttttcagCAGAAGACGTCAGAACTCATATCTAAAACAGTTGCTATTCCTGCAAGACAAGACTTTTTCcccaaaaaaagattttcttaatatatttggagaaatatcttttGCCAGAACAATATTCAGTGGCTTACTTTGTAATTTTTGAATATGtaataaatgcattaaaattttcAAGCAGCTTAAAAGGTTATACAATAAAAAGTAAttcttagccaggtgcagtggcttgtgcctatggtcccagcactttgagaaaccaaggcaggaggatcacttgaagcttggagtttgagaccagccagggcaacatagtgagaccctatctctacaaaaaatacaaaaaataagccaggcatggtggcttacacctgtaatcccagctgctcaggaggctgaggcaggagaatcacttaagcccaggagttcaagaccaccctgggcaacacagtgagaccccatctctacaaaaattattaagaatcagccaggagtggtggcatgagcctgtagtcccggctTCTTGAGAgattgaggtgagaggatcaatgGAGCCTGgagttcgaggcttcagtgagccctgattgtaaCTCTGCACTGCaccttgggagacagagtgaagtgagaccctgtctcttaaaaaaaaaaaaaagcaattctcaTTTATCCCTCATCTTCTAATTCTGCACTCACCTCAAGTTTCCTCCCTAGAAGCAACCACTTTTATTGGTAACTTATTTATCCTTCTTAAGATATACAAGCTGTATCTTGCCTGTTTTCATTTAACACTGTATGTTGGAAATCATTCCATATTAATGCATACAGATCTACCTAACCCTATTAATTGGCTATTCCACAATTTATTTAGCTCACTGTGATGGATGTTTAGATTGTTTCCAGGCTTGAAGCAAACaggttaaaaattaaataagaaaaaaagcctgtaatcccagcactttgggaggttgaggtgggaggattgcttgagcccaggtgtttgagactagcctggcaacataatgagaccctgctctacaaaaaatagaaaaacttagccaggcatggtggcacacacctgtagtcccagctacttgggaggctgagatgggaagatgggaAGATGGGAAGATAGCCtgatcccaggagttggaagctgcagtgagctgtgattgtaccactgcatttcagcctgggggacagagtgagaccttgtctcaaaaaaaaaaaaaaaaaaaaaaaaaaaggagaagaaaagaaaatcaacaagatTTAAAGTGAGTACCTCACCAGGTGAAAGCTTTGAGTGGAACAGAGGCCAGGAGGAGGATGCAACAGGCCCCTGGGTGGAAGGGCTGATGTAGCTGGGCCTGAGGCCTGGCCCCAGGGAAACCTATTTGATGATGTATTCCTTCTGCCCACACAGGAGCCTGATGCCCAGGACCCTCGAGAGCCAGATCACGCTGGAGAAGACGCCCAGCTACTTCGTCACTCAAGAGGCTCCTCGACGCATCTTCAACATGTCCCGAGACACCAAGCTGATCGTGGTTGTGCGGAACCCTGTGACCCGTGCCATCTCTGATTACACGCAGACACTCTCCAAGAAGCCCGACATCCCGACCTTTGAGGGCCTCTCCTTCCGCAACCGCACCCTGGGCCTGGTGGACGTGTCGTGGAACGCCATCCGCATCGGCATGTACGTGCTGCACCTGGAGAGCTGGCTGCAGTACTTCCCGCTAGCTCAGATTCACTTCGTCAGTGGCGAGCGACTCATCACTGACCCGGCCGGCGAGATGGGGCGAGTCCAGGACTTCCTGGGCATTAAGAGATTCATCACGGACAAGCACTTCTATTTCAACAAGACCAAAGGATTCCCTTGCTTGAAAAAAACAGAATCGAGCCTCCTGCCTCGATGCCTGGGCAAATCAAAAGGGAGAACTCATGTACAGATTGATCCTGAAGTGATAGACCAGCTCCGGGAATTTTATAGACCGTATAATATCAAATTTTATGAAACCGTTGGGCAGGACTTCAGGTGGGAATAAGCCCACGAAAGGAAAGGGCTCTCAAGGGCTCTTCTGCTCATCTCTTCCGTGAGATTTGCTCCCAGACCCTCTGATCTCCTTCCAACAAACCTTGGCTCCAGCCCCCTTTCCCAACTTGAGTTGCATCATCTTGGAACCAGGAAGCCCAGCTAAAGCCAAGAGACCAGAGAGTCCCTGCCACTAGTTTTCATCAGTCTGTTCAAGCAAAGTTGATCTGCTCCTGGCACGTCCAGTAAATTCCAGAATCATTCTCCTTTCTGCCCATAAGGGGCCTTGGAGAATTGCTTTAAGAAGAGTGAATGTTCCAATGATGATAGATATTATAAGCGATGATGGTTCTGTTGCTATGAACACAGCAGTCGGTCCCTGTCATTGTCCACCCAGGAGTGGCCTTGTTAATTCCAAGTGGCATGTATCTTCCCTCTGAGCTTCATTTCTTCAAGATGCTCTGGGTGGTGGGATGGGAGACCATCCTCAGCCCTCCTCAGACCTTATCAATTCATTGAGAGATTGCAAAGCTGAAAGCACCTCCGGCCACTCCTGGGAGACAGACCCTTTGGTGATGAAATAAACCAGTGACTTCAGAGCCTATGGTCTCAACTGTGCTTGAAAAACACTGTCTCTGAAAACAACTTTGTGATTCTCCCTGCTCCCTGTGGACAAAAGCACATAATTCTGCTGTTACGGGTACTTTGCTCATACGAGCTTTCATGTTCAGCATGCAATGGAATCATGCTTGTCCATGTGAAATAAATATGGCTCTCTCGTGTCCTTAATGCTGGGCTATTCTCTGTAAGCTGGTTCTGCAGCACAGTTCATTAATTAAACTTCTCCCAGTGCAAGAAGGCAGCTGGTGCTGGGGGTGGTCTGGGGGGGTCAGGGAGGAGGGCAAGGACTACGTGGGGCAGAGGCAAGGCGGTGGTGGAGATGAGGAAAGAAGTTCTTGTTGGCAGAAGCTGGGGCAGAAAGATCACATGAGATCTGTGGGGACACCCTCTATCTGAAACATAAGTCTGTGTTCATTCTCTGCTTAGAAATTTTAGATCTGAAGTGCTACACTGAAGGTCCAAAGGTTGATGGGGCATCAGACATCTTTTTGGTTGGCCagcatgatattttgaaataactgtcAACAGTTAGAAACTGGGAGCATTCATATGTAAAAAATATGGATTTCCagcttcttcttaaaaaaaaaaaaaacaaaaaacaagagagaCTAGGCTACACTGAGCCTGCCCCGCAGCATGGCAACAATTGGCTGCTGCCTTTGGATGGGGCCTGCGCTCCCCAGTTTTACAACTCCCCATGTAGGCACCCTCCCTTGCTGATTTGTGCCATTTGCCAGGCTCCTGTAGGCATTTGAGTTCCCAGCCCTGCCTTGACTGTGTCTCATAACTTCCTGTAAAGCCCAAATCCTCCCGCATGGCACCCAAGATGACCCCAACTTACAGTTTCTCCTTCATCCTCTGCTCTAACCTTACAGAATGGTGTGCCTTTTCTTGAGTTTTTCAAGTCTTCTTCACCTGGAATGCTTCCTTCCTTCACCTGGAATGCTTTCTTCCCTGACACGTCTCCAGCTAATGGAAACCCATGCTCCCAGTAAGACTTCACTCAAGTGTCGTTTGCTTGATATTTTTGAAGCCTTCTCCAGCTAAGCTATCTGCTCACTCTTCGTTCACTTGGGAGCTTGTACATGACTCAATGGCAGCTTTTGTCACACTAGATTATAATTATTTGTGTAAATGTCTGCTTCCATCATAGATTTGAACTCCTCGAGAGTCAGGACTGTATCTTGCTAAGTTGTAGTAGGCACATAGCAGATGTCTGATGGTTGAATGTGTGAGAGGGTGGATGGATGTTGGAAGTCTGGGGTCGTGGATGAGGGTGTCCCAAGGAACTGCATTTCTGGGGGATGCTTCCCAGATACCTCCATGTGTCCataggaagcaaggaaggattgCTGAACATCTGGGGACTGCTTGGATTTTGTGTGCTCTGTCAGGCACAGTAGAAACTCCCTGAAGATCAGATTGACTTATAAGGGTGGAAGACACTAAAGTGTAATACAACAATTCTGCATCATGGCCCATCTTCCTTACCCAAGCATCTTACATGGAATCAAATGACTGGATCCATGGCATCAAGAAATCAGTTCTGCAGATCTGCCTCTGTGCTTCCCCTGTGGATCTGGAGAAGTGACAGGGTAGAAGCCGTTCCTGCTTTGAAGTTGGGGCCCTGACCCTCTGGTGATCAGAAAAAGGGCAGATTGTATATGTGCATTAATTAATTGCCCTTATACATTTCCCATCCAGAAGTATTTGGTGTTCTGTAACTCTGGGCCTTATAGGGGCCAAAGCCATATCCAATGGGAGACAGAAGTGCATTGAGACACAAAGGAATCACCTAAGAAAGAGTCAATGaaatttgcttgtttattctGATGAGATCAGTCAGAATTCatgaaaattttgaatttttcaattttttgcacATAAATGCAGCTTTATTCCTTTGCATGACAAGCACATTCAGACTGCCCGGACTAAGTAAATTTCAAGTATTAATGAAAAGGTATGAGTCTCTTGTAATTAGCATCTCAATCATTGTATGCAAATGAAAGATGCTTAAAAATCCTAGTTTAAATGAGTAAAATCTGGAGTACATGAATCTGCTCAgcaaactctgatttttttaatccagtgcaAATGGACCCTTTTACCCAGGCTGCCCCAGGGCAAACTTGCACAAGTTCCAAATTAGTATGCTTTAAATAGATGAAGTTTGAGTGTTCAATCTGAACTAGAAAGGCTcctcagggtgtgtgtgtgtgtgtgtgtgtgtgtgtgtgtgtgtgtgtgtgtgtgtgtgtgtttggttagGTTGCTGAAACAGACACAAAATGGCAGTGTCTTAAAAGACTGAAATGTATTTCTCTCTTACTAACAGCCCAGGGTGGACGGCAGTTCCATGACACCAGAGACTGGAGACCCTTGCATCCTACTACATCTGCATTCCACTCAGCAGGAAGAGGgtgtagaaataaatgaagactaTCCAAAAGAGAGCAAGCAGAGGTCATTGATTCAGAGCTTGCCCTAGCAAAGAGTCTTGCATTTGGCAGAAACTCACAGGCTGGCAGAACAGTGAAAAAGGTTCACACTGGAAAAGAGAGAAGGCTTCAGGGGTGCCTGATTGGAGGTAGTTGGCATAGGAAAGCTGGAAGTGGGCTCATTAGAAGTGGGGcatctggctgggt
Proteins encoded in this region:
- the HS3ST2 gene encoding heparan sulfate glucosamine 3-O-sulfotransferase 2; protein product: MAYRVLGRAGPPQPRRARRLLFAFTLSLSCTYLCYSFLCCCDDLGRSRLLGAPRCLRGPSAGGQKLLQKSRPCDPSGPTPSEPSAPSAPAAAVPAPRLSGSNHSGSPKLGTKRLPQALIVGVKKGGTRAVLEFIRVHPDVRALGTEPHFFDRNYGRGLDWYRSLMPRTLESQITLEKTPSYFVTQEAPRRIFNMSRDTKLIVVVRNPVTRAISDYTQTLSKKPDIPTFEGLSFRNRTLGLVDVSWNAIRIGMYVLHLESWLQYFPLAQIHFVSGERLITDPAGEMGRVQDFLGIKRFITDKHFYFNKTKGFPCLKKTESSLLPRCLGKSKGRTHVQIDPEVIDQLREFYRPYNIKFYETVGQDFRWE